aaaaatatacaaaatgaAAAAGACCCACCTTAGGGTTGATCAAATTCTGAGTTGCTTGGGGAAAAAAGTTACTCGCCTTGATGGATCGCAGCTTCAAAATGCTTCTGCATATGATGCAATGTTGCAGGCAGCGAAGTATGGAACCATTGAGTTCATAGAGTTGATGAAAAAAGCTAATCCAGACCTCTTATGGGCCACTGATAGAAACAAGAGAGGCATATTCGCGCATGCGATTTTGAATCGCAAAAAAGACGTGTTTGACCTCATACACGATGTTCACGGACGCAAGGAGATAGTTCTTTCTCGCACCGACGTGTTTGGCAATAACCTTCTACATCTAGCAGCACAGTTAGGGCCTTCCTCTGCTCTTGCTCATAGATGTGGTGCAGCTCTCCAAATGCAAAGCGAAATTCAATGGTTTAAGGTCTTTAATTACTCTCACTTGAAATTTGTTACGTGACTAATCACTTAAAGAATTTCAATGGTGATTGTTCATGTTGTTCAAAATAGTCATTGTTTACCTAACATTCTCCTTTTTATTTGAAAAGCAGGCCGTGGAGGAAATTGTGCATCCCAAGTGTAAGGAGGCGAAGAACGAAGATGGGAAAAAGCCTCATGAAATATTTATGGAACAACACAAGCAGCTGGCGAAAGAAGGGGAGAAGTGGGCGAAAGACACAGCTAGTGCTTTCTCCGTTGTTGGTACTCTTATCACTACAATCCTCTTTGCCGCGGCCTTCACTCTCCCTGGTGGAAACAACCAGAGCAACGGGGAACCCATGTTCCTGCATGACAGGGCATTTACCGTCTTCATCGTAGCAGATGCAATATCACTCTTTGCTTCTTCGACTTCAGTCTTGATCTTCATTGGGATCCTCACGTCGAGTTATGCGGAAAAAGATTTCCTGAAAGCGTTGCCATGTAAACTGCTATTTGCCCTGGTGACTCTGTTTTTTTCAGTGGTCTTCATGATGGTTGCGTTTTGTGCAGCACTTTTTGCCATGTTCAAAGGAAAAGAGTATCAGCCGCTGGTGATAGTTGCCATGGTACTTGCAAGTATTCCTATTATTGTATTTATCCCATCGCAGCTACGCCTCTTCGTCGAGATTTTCGATTCCACCACCAGGTCTAATGTGTGCAGTTCCATTAAAAAAGAAAACGCTAAGCGTTAACCACCTAATTCATAACTTTGTAACTTTGATGTTGGTAAAACTAGAACCACGCACGAATCGTGGTTGTTTTCAAGCACAATTGATTATTCCATGTGGACCCCCAACTTTGCTGTAGGGGATAACTGAGCTTTAGTCCCCATTCTCCGTTTTCCCGCAGTGTTACCAAGATCTCCATTTCTCTGTATTCTTATAAAAATTCctaataaaaacattttaaaagtaaaaacatTGAAACAACGTATATGTATATCTTGTccgaattttaaaataataaattaattaaagttCAAACATTCAAGtctaaaaacataaaataagtcttaatacaaaaaaatatctataataTATGAAACTATTAAAATACctataaaaaaactaaaatattaaagataattaaataaattcgtATTATTCGAAGATCATGAGGTGGGACGAGAATTTTTACTTGGGTCTCTATAGTTATCTCAGAGAAATTTCTCCTCCATGCCCCTCTTAGGTGGGTAGTGGAGATAATTGATCCACTTTGTTCAAGCCACAATGATGACCACTAGGGAGTTACTTACTTAAAaacgtttaaaatatttttttttaaatattttttaagaattaaaatttaatttatataattaattaaattgtgttatttttgttaaaattagaccaaataaattaatttaactgAAAAATCGGTAAATCAAATGTTGAActgatttaaattaatttttttttataaaaaatgattatattactcttattataaaaaatgactaaaatactcttattatatatattaattttaaaaactctaAATTCTAATCCTATGACGGAATAGagagaagagaagtgttaggatttagagtttatatatatatagaaatattttaagtcattttttataatagggATATTGTaatcatttttataaaaaaatattaatttaaaatggtttatgatgaatttgaaaaacttaaaatatgatgatgatcaaatattattaaaattgttaatttaatttatgcTTCTAATTGTTTGTTTAATGATTTTGTTTAAGTGTGCAGATTTTGGTATTAGACCAAAAGTAACATGAACCCAATATAATGAGATAATATTTTAGCTTTGTGCAAAAACACTGTATGATATGTGGCTGAATTATTTAATTGGTTAGCAAGATGAATTGGACCAGGAAACCAATGTGCAGCCTAAAACTTTTTTTTAGAGACCAACATCATCATGATTCGAAATTGAAGAGAATGAGAAAGAGTGGTTCGGTTACCCACTCTCTTATGGTGGAATTTaaagtttaattaaattgaatacATGTCTTAGTTAatgaaattcaatttttaatttaattaaactcaTGCATTGGTAACtgtaaaagaaaattaaattgagtTAATTGTATTAATGATTTTACACGTTTATTTCACTCTTTAAGTAATGTGAGTGGGATTTCAATTCATTTAATTGTACTTTGAAAAGTTTTGTAtcttctctttcctctctaTTTTTGGTCATGTCAAACAGGAAAAAAGAAGATACAAGTTATCAGAAAAGCAGTGAAGCTATGAGAAAGCAAAAGGCTAGGTTAGTGATGGCATTTGCCAAAAGAAGATCAGAAGTATGGTGTGGCTAAGATTTTTGCCACTAAAGACAAGATGTGAAGAAGAAGTTTCAAGATCTTCATGCCAAGAATAGAAGCAATCGGTCTCGGTCAAAGAGGAAGATCTCTATGGCAAAAGTTCGTTTCCATTTTTATTCATCCATCATAGGAGGttgtgataaaccactattttatggtttatcttgtactaatttgagtggattttatcagtCATTTATAcatttattcatgtaaattgcatgtttttcaTTTCCCTCCTAATTTTGTGTTCTGagtgaaaacttgcttcctaagctttaaaattgttaatttttaattctcctttattaccattcgatgtcgtgatgtgtttgttaagtgttttcaggtttacagggcatgaatgacTCAAAGGATGAGGATGAAGCATGTTAAAGTAgaaagaacacaagaaactaaggagTTGAGAAGCGAGGAGCGACGCCCACGCATGGCTGGCGCGTGTGCGTGATGTGGAGCGTCTTACAGCGACGCATacacgtgactgacgcgtacgcatgacctgCGCAGAAGCCcagcgatgcgtacgcgtagccgacgtgtacgcgtgacagaGCGTCACGTGCTGCACTTATCAGAActcgctgggggcaatttttgGGCCGATTTGGACCCAGTTTCAAGTGCGAAAACACAGACTAGAGGCAAGGGTAGAGCGGAGACTGAGcatattttcattttcactttagttttagtttaggtttgaattctagagagaaacAATACTTCTCCTAGGGTTCTTAGCATTCTTCATTTTTTGCTTTGGATTGGTTATTGAGAGAGCTGCTACTACCTTCTATTGAAGTCATCATCTCTATAGTTTGCCTTTTCCTATAACTCAATTActctttttcatttaattgctttgtggTCATATTCGGATATTGTTAATTTTGAATTCTATTAATGCAAtgaagtatttttatatttaattattgttcgtgcaaattttaattttattaatttattttaattgccatgtCTTTTATTTACTCCTTTTATATGTCTATAAAAATGGCATTCATATCAATGGAGTAGATATTCCAACgggagtggatcctctccagtgaGAAAAAAACTGGATGGTATCCAGTGTTCAATCTAACCATTCATTGCGttctctctcttatttatttctggTCCCACTTATAGAATCAAAGGTGATAAATCACACTGGATTCtatcaattgttaaaaaaactgGAGAGGATCTTTTTCCTACTCCAACTTGGCTTTGGAGTTGATTAATTAGAAACCATTGAGTTGGAATACTAAAGCATTAATTTGGTAATTGGAAATTGCTAGCTAACTCAGTTTTCACTAACTCCAGTCCTTCCCCAGGAAGTGATTAGAACTTGTGAATCAGAATTAGTGCTatctacttgactttcctttattagtTAAAAGATAACTAAGTGGAAGTAATAAACTTTTACTATTATACTTGGAAAAATCAATAAGGACAGGAACTCCAATTTTCACTTCTAGCCAAGACCTTTTTATTAAATACATAACACCTCTTGCTATTATTCACcgctttaatttaaaaaatattcagaAAAAAATTCCTGACCAATAATTTACATCATTGTATTAACTCTTTGGGAAACGACCCGAGATTTTACTCTCTGTTATTTATTCTTACTTGTGACGCAAATTTAAATTGATAGTGGAATTATCGTCGGTTaagactatacttgcaatgccACTTTTATCAGAATTTCTTAACCGGCATTTTTTCACCCATCAGGTAGCTTCTGGAGCTACGTGAAGGAAGAAGCAAATATGGGAAAGAATGAGCTGTCAAGGATCAGAGATCCATCAATAGTTGAAAGTCTTTCTTGGAGGCAAAGTTAAGATGAATGGCTCAGATTGATGAAGTTTGACGAGAAGGGATGAGAGAGAGGTACATGCATGTTGATTTGCTTTCGGTTtttcctctctcttctctctgtcCGAGCAGGATTtgtgttggagaagaagatggTAACTTGGTTGAACCAGTTTCAACCTTGGAAGCTTCCCAttctataataagggtgaacGGCCAAGGGTTGAGATCAAGGAGAGTAAGCACAGAGTTCTCATAACTACCCGAAGCTTAcagagttcttctccttcaatgtgttctattttgttttttttctttaattttgtctGTCTGAGTCTCATGgtgaaaaagacaaacagagcgaggtttgtaagaaaaagccagtGAGAGAAAAAAGGCAGAGAatgcaaaattaaagaaaaagccatagatgtctaaGAGTTTCTTTGTACATCTGGGTTGTGTGTCATGATCCTGTGAAAATttccttgcaagttgggttagcactttgcgGTTGAAAGCTTGGCAGTTGTCCAAGTCAAGTTCAGTTTTGGGGATAGATTCTGAACTTGTCCCAGATAGGAATGGATAGTTCCTAGGGAAGAATTGGTGTACGTAATCtgttgattatagtgaaattccctCACTATTGTGATGGAGACTGTATGCAGGCTGCATTgtacttagcagctgaaccaggatacttCTGGGGGtgattctctctttctcttctattCTATTTCTATTTCTGTTGCGTAggagacaaaattgaaaaatatctcCTAACCGGTTAtgagataaaaagaaaatgtcTCTTGACTTGTTATGAGACAAAAAGCAGAAATATCTCTTGAAACTATCTTAAAAGGCATAAAGTAatattcaacaaaaaaaaaaaaggttaagaTTCAACCCTCTTCTCTCAACCACTGATTACCAtcagtttaaaatttaatttttcaatttttttgtcAAATCGATTTAATTGGTctaattttaacaataataatacagtttaatcaattatataaattgaattttaattattaaaaaattatctttaaaaaaaatgttttaaatattttgatgtGAGTAACTCGTTTGACCATTATTGCTCTACCTCCATGTAAACCTCAAATATTACCGTTGAATTTAAGAAATAAATCATGTAAGCGCAAAACTTGAGAATTCAGTTTTCAATTGgattgatgtttttttttttaaagaaaaaaatatagaataaataaacaaaaatatgcatgaaaagaatttaaatggATAAAAATACATACAATATACTTATAAAGATTTATCTATTGTGTGTTTTAAAAACACatgttaaatttatatattaaaaaaaaattccttaaaattataaaaaaattaattttttaatacatttatttgtatttattaattaaaaatatttaaaatttttcactAATAATAAACTTATCATATAGTACGTTAACTAAGtcatttagtttttttaatctaaaaagAACTTTTAGTTGAacacaatttaaaaattatttttgttaaaaagaGCGAAAACTTCTATTATAATGGATCACTTTTTTAAAAgaacaaaattctaaaaatattttaataaggATTCCCTGAAAAACTACTTATACTTCCTGTctgaatgaaaaataattttttctaataaaaaagatatccccataaaataaaataaatatttatttaaaaagccTATCCAAAGTCCAAACACATCCTAATTCCTAATTAACTAATACAGTACTTTTTCTCTCCTTAATCTTCCTTATACCCTATCCATGTATCCGAGCATAGCATGTATTCTTTGACATTTGGTTTTTTGCATATTGATAAGCACTCCTGCTAGAGTAATAGGCAGCAAAGGATAGGTCCATTGAAATGAATTATGtgtatttgaatatttattCAGCAAACAAAATTACTTTTGCAAAATTTGCCTGTGATGTCTGACTAAAAATACAATATAATCTACAGGAGAGACTCGCGAACTACCTTGGAATGATGATCTTAGGTCCAGAACAATGAATGATCAGCCTGCGGCAGATGACCCTCAACAGAGCGGACAGGCAGAGGTCGTGGAGGGTGGCAATTAGGATCAATATATACTTGCCGCCACATGTGGCATTTGCAGGAAGATAACCTAACACTAATAGCCAAGAGCGAGTCCGTGTTTTGGAATAGCTTGTAGCTCAAATTGTACTAAAGCTGACCCATGTTATAGTCTCTTAGGTTCTGTTTATGTTATATGATCCCTCATTCCTAATTCGGCAATTTTTTTCCTGAAAACTACTTGGATTGTGTGTAGACTGTAGAGAGTGAATTCTGTAGAACTTATCTGCAGCTTAAAAGCTAGTGTTTCGGGTTACAGTTATATGTAGTTGTTAATGAAACTTAGTCTTGTCCATCATATGACTTGCTGTATAAAAAATTCATTGGGGGAAAAGTGAACCGCTCTGATTCCTGCTCCATTACCATATCTTTTATATGGTTCAATTGTTTGGTGGTGCCAGCATAGGAAATGAACTAATCTGTTAAAACAACATTTTGCCGTTGGTTGATCCTAACTGCCTATACGTTTTGTGAGTTTACTATCTCCCCAAAATATCGTTTGATAATTTGGCAATACATAATGTACAACTAAATGATAATGTGAAAGAAGACTTACAATATgtaattaaaaacaaaacaaaaaagaacATCTTTACATTCTTAATCTGCCAAGCCCAAAGCCTTGAAAATGAAGGTGCGCAGAAATGTGAGCTTTTGCATCCCTTTGGCTGCGTTCACTAATCTCTAGCCTATGCTTTCTCTGATCAAGAAGGGACTGAGGCATTGAAAGTTGAAACATCTCTTTGAAAATTCAGCAATGAACTAAGTTATACATCTTCCGAGATGGAAGTGTGTGTATTGGCGATTCCCCAAGGAAGTGACACTTATTGTCACAACTCTCATCATAACAGATGCAATGTCTCTCTTTGCTTCTGCTACTTCCATCTTAATTTTTACTTGGATCCTTACGTCGCTTTATGCTGAGTGAGATTTCCTCAGGATTTTGCCATGGAATTACGCTCTTTTTGTCCGTGGTATCCATGATGGTTGCATTTTGTGCAGCACTTGTTTCAGTGCTAAGAGAAGATCATCTGTTTCCTTGCAACCATTCCACTTTCGGCTCTCGCTCTTGCTGCTGATctcacttaaaaaatattaatacaaaattattttattatattttataatgtaATGAATATTTATTATGGTATAAAATGGAAGAATAAGGAGGGTAAACATAATGAAAAATGAATACAAAATAGTTAGATCTTTGTGTGCGAACTTCGTGCAGTGCTCGCAAATTCGCCTCTCCCTTAAACTAActtcaaatacaaataaaaaatagacttccgttacaatttcacacaagataTTTTAGTATTAGTAGTTATCTTGTATATATCTCACCCGACTTGTTCCATTCCTTGCCCCTTTTCTTTTCATTAGAGTTGCTCTTCTGCATATGATGCAATATTGCACAAGTTTGGAACTATTGAGTTCATAGTGCTTTTCACCATTGTGGGTACTCTTTATCACTACAATCCTCTTTGCGGCAACCAGAACACCAGCGTGTCCATGTTCCTGCTTCTTCATTGTAGCAGATGCAATATCATTGTTTGCTTCTTCGAAGAGGAGGAGAGGCCACAATTATCATTGTTGCTCCGCCTCCATGTAAACCTCAAATGCTTTAAAACACCAAGTTCACACAAAATTTGCACCAAGTTCAACTATTTTTGTATTCCTCCATTTTTCATTATATGTCTTATTCTTCCATTTTACccaatatttttttgttcaaaaaTAAGAGAGAGACTCAATCCCAAAACCTAGGTCATTTGAACTAAATCATGACCATTTTACACAATATTTATTACACTATATAAAATATTGAGTACAATAAaacaattattaattaatactCTTATAGTATAactaatcttttttattttaaatttaattaatatttgtgtATCAACACTCATTAACATTCTTATTGATTAAATCTTTTTgtacaaatttaataaatacacACAGTAGTACATATTGGTATACTAAcattgataaaatattttttatctaaaaaatttgGGTTGAATACGGCTCTTTTTTTATAAAGTAAGTTATATTAAAAAGAGCAAAAATGCCTTTTATTTTAATCGATCGCTttctaaataatatttaaaaaattactt
The genomic region above belongs to Arachis stenosperma cultivar V10309 chromosome 5, arast.V10309.gnm1.PFL2, whole genome shotgun sequence and contains:
- the LOC130979060 gene encoding ankyrin repeat-containing protein ITN1-like, with product MKKTHLRVDQILSCLGKKVTRLDGSQLQNASAYDAMLQAAKYGTIEFIELMKKANPDLLWATDRNKRGIFAHAILNRKKDVFDLIHDVHGRKEIVLSRTDVFGNNLLHLAAQLGPSSALAHRCGAALQMQSEIQWFKAVEEIVHPKCKEAKNEDGKKPHEIFMEQHKQLAKEGEKWAKDTASAFSVVGTLITTILFAAAFTLPGGNNQSNGEPMFLHDRAFTVFIVADAISLFASSTSVLIFIGILTSSYAEKDFLKALPCKLLFALVTLFFSVVFMMVAFCAALFAMFKGKEYQPLVIVAMVLASIPIIVFIPSQLRLFVEIFDSTTRSNVCSSIKKENAKR